One genomic region from Lacerta agilis isolate rLacAgi1 chromosome 13, rLacAgi1.pri, whole genome shotgun sequence encodes:
- the LOC117056316 gene encoding vomeronasal type-2 receptor 26-like → MRHVVCGNQKAKCPLNLVRDQTDACSYYRAGDFLISGIVSSKHFANQAAYVFSKTPFTSTEKYVILYRGTYREINQDLRLLPNITLGYNLYENYADARMTSDAMLELLTGSRSNIPNYHCGDPNDLLVVLERGNSAISKEISAMSSIYKIPQISYGFTAQGLEDKTQFPFVYRMLPKEKTQHQGIVELLLHFGWTWIGLLAPDNNSGEMFVSALTPLLISRGICIALSKIIKENDLALRISPGEPFSIWRQVGVFVCYVTDIVGIFKIVSIHSLYEKEIGAKVWITTSFQEISVSLSNPPMYFQYIHGSLSFVMKTRIKSTKHDYYAVHSNLLQHFLGEMFHCSYSKHVLSVKGKTRCREEENLEALPQEELERALSQDSYSTYINAQAAAQAFNAAFSSRSKRLLMVGEGNKGKHQRLQPWQGCSDTKWGKAAEITLRSLEERSEDDDRGDDDNDNDRQREDFSVMPYLIPGVLKDVDLDTPRWFKKESLFAAMLAFRVQKEHSPLRQIQNIAPNAQKISIQTRTEINVSSRL, encoded by the exons ATGCGCCATGTAGTCTGTGGGAATCAGAAGGCAAAATGCCCCTTGAATCTGGTCAGGGATCAAACTGATGCTTGCAGCTATTACCGGGCTGGTGACTTTCTCATTAGTGGCATTGTATCTTCAAAACATTTTGCTAATCAGGCTGCATACGTCTTTTCCAAGACCCCCTTCACCAGCACTGAGAAGTATGTCATCCTGTACAGAGGGACGTACAGA GAGATCAACCAGGATCTCAGGctcttacccaacatcaccctGGGCTACAACCTCTATGAGAACTACGCAGATGCAAGGATGACTTCAGATGCTATGCTAGAACTGCTTACAGGAAGTAGAAGCAATATTCCCAATTATCACTGTGGAGATCCAAATGATCTGCTAGTTGTTCTTGAAAGGGGAAATTCTGCCATCTCAAAAGAGATTTCAGCCATGTCAAGCATCTACAAAATCCCACAG ATCAGTTATGGCTTCACTGCCCAGGGTCTTGAAGATAAAACTCAGTTCCCTTTTGTCTACCGGATGCTCCCAAAAGAGAAAACTCAGCACCAAGGAATTGTCGAGTTGCTCCTGCATTTTGGATGGACATGGATTGGTCTCTTGGCTCCGGACAATAACAGTGGAGAAATGTTTGTGAGCGCCTTGACACCTCTGCTGATCAGCAGAGGGATTTGCATTGCCTtatcaaaaataataaaagaaaatgatCTAGCACTTAGGATCAGCCCAGGTGAACCTTTTTCCATCTGGAGACAAGTCGGTGTGTTTGTTTGCTATGTAACTGACATCGTGGGCATCTTCAAAATTGTGTCGATACACAGTCTGTATGAGAAGGAAATAGGGGCGAAAGTCTGGATCACAACCTCTTTTCAGGAAATCAGTGTTAGCTTGTCTAATCCCCCTATGTACTTCCAGTACATTCATGGCTCTCTCTCCTTTGTAATGAAGACCAGAATAAAGAGCACAAAACATGATTACTATGCAGTACATTCCAATCTTCTTCAGCATTTTCTGGGGGAAATGTTTCATTGTTCATATTCAAAGCATGTGTTGTCTGTGAAGGGCAAGACAagatgcagagaggaggagaaccTGGAGGCTCTGCCGCAAGAGGAGCTGGAGAGAGCCCTGTCTCAAGACAGCTACAGCACTTACATCAATGCTCAAGCTGCGGCTCAGGCCTTCAATGCTGCATTTTCATCTAGATCAAAGCGGCTGCTGATGGTGGGGGAAGGAAACAAGGGGAAACATCAAAGGCTACAACCATGGCAG GGCTGTTCGGATACTAAATGGGGGAAAGCTGCAGAAATCACCTTGCGATCATTGGAGGAAAGGTCAGAGGATGATGATCGCGGTGATGATGACAATGATAATGATCGCCAGAGGGAGGACTTCTCTGTTAT GCCGTACCTCATTCCAGGTGTACTGAAAGATGTCGACCTGGATACGCCAAGGTGGTTCAAGAAGGAAAGCCTGTTTGCTGCTATGCTTGCGTTCCGTGTGCAGAAGGAGCATTCTCCACTCAGGCAG ATACAGAACATTGCACCAAATGCCCAGAAGATCAGCATCCAAACAAGGACAGAAATCAATGTGTCCTCAAGACTGTGA